Proteins encoded within one genomic window of Brassica rapa cultivar Chiifu-401-42 chromosome A09, CAAS_Brap_v3.01, whole genome shotgun sequence:
- the LOC103838702 gene encoding uncharacterized protein LOC103838702, translating to MDEEKTLMEEYVCGDPKVDIRVGDEYQAEIPPLISESERAAAYLSNPLASESNAVAVGLPVDITWIDTKLKDDVNVDMNESLKSLKTKRNRRVEKMNLEAVPERPSSSWEDLEVDAFVLGLYTFGKNFAQVKTFLESKETGELLSFYYGKFYKSSKHKIWSNSLKKRSRKCIQGKKLYSGWRLHLLLSRLMPSITDESSLKTKLVNVSKSLAEGNTSLEKYITAVKELVGLRSLVEAVAIGKDKEDLTVLTTEPVKSKQWFTVSSSAAVPAGLGVYSSLTCDEIIEKLSGGSRLSKARCNDIFWEAVWPRLLARGWRSEQPKDRGKDNIVFLIPGVKKFSRRKLVKQNHYFDSISDIIKKVVSDPELLEFDEAAEIRAPSENKEDQLKRRYLKSPESSSSTHMKFTVVDTTSLAAGGKLCAFRELKNPNPESLGSQSKASCVDVEKHGKECKWEKRRMKKLVEEPVRFMIVDSSGIRRRRRLPASDPSSSQNNQSGASTGVTGSGVKEEKVRSKKRSVRKSESANNHSLSSSFPLPKRRKLSACVRKDIERFGESSIKTEKAEEEEAGDGIEILRPKTEPNELCSSERQQQEESKQLLCSSNDLEEKLIQLPSRSGSDKRNSPSTDHGTSQETASIKQEEEEEQNQEINADPPRRQSTRKRPLTTRALEALESGFFTAKSTPKPIKRERSKRIKHSANVSNRAQGESDDGFLVKESTSSKPLDGVECSEPSFLAEKATRAASKPVEQTEDSNRETTEFSTKRPPILLKLPFKRG from the exons ATGGACGAAGAAAAGACTCTTATGGAAGAATATGTGTGTGGAGATCCAAAAGTTGATATTCGTGTTGGAGACGAGTATCAAGCCGAGATACCTCCTTTGATATCTGAATCCGAACGTGCAGCTGCCTATCTTTCGAATCCTCTAGCTTCTGAATCTAATGCCGTAGCTGTGGGACTACCTGTTGACATAACGTGGATAGACACCAAACTTAAAGACGATGTTAATGTAGACATGAACGAGTCTCTCAAATCtctgaaaaccaaaagaaaccGCAGAGTTGAGAAGATGAATCTTGAAGCTGTGCCTGAGAGACCATCAAGTTCTTGGGAAGATTTGGAGGTAGATGCCTTTGTTCTCGGTCTGTATACATTCGGGAAGAACTTTGCTCAGGTAAAGACGTTCTTGGAGAGCAAAGAAACAGGAGAACTACTTTCTTTTTACTACGGGAAGTTCTACAAATCTAGTAAGCACAAGATTTGGTCAAACTCCCTTAAGAAACGGAGTAGAAAATGCATACAAGGGAAGAAGCTCTACTCAGGCTGGAGACTACATCTGTTGCTGTCCCGTTTGATGCCCAGCATTACCGATGAATCATCGCTGAAAACAAAGCTTGTGAAT GTCTCAAAGTCATTAGCTGAAGGGAACACATCTCTGGAGAAATACATCACCGCGGTGAAGGAGCTAGTGGGTCTCCGGTCTCTTGTAGAGGCAGTAGCAATCGGTAAAGACAAAGAAGATCTGACAGTTCTAACAACGGAGCCTGTTAAATCGAAGCAATGGTTCACAGTTTCCTCCTCTGCTGCTGTTCCTGCTGGTTTAGGGGTGTACAGTTCACTCACATGTGATGAAATCATCGAGAAACTGAGTGGTGGTTCCCGTCTAAGCAAGGCCCGTTGCAATGATATCTTCTGGGAAGCTGTGTGGCCGCGTTTGCTAGCGAGAGGGTGGCGTTCTGAGCAGCCTAAAGACCGAGGCAAAGACAACATTGTCTTCCTCATCCCTGGGGTAAAGAAGTTTTCTAGACGGAAACTTGTTAAACAGAATCATTACTTTGATTCCATCAGTGACATTATTAAAAAAGTTGTTTCGGATCCTGAGCTTCTTGAGTTTGATGAGGCAGCAGAGATAAGAGCTCCCAGTGAGAATAAAGAGGACCAATTAAAACGGCGTTACCTAAAGTCTCCAGAGTCCTCTTCTTCTACACATATGAAGTTCACTGTTGTGGATACTACTAGTTTGGCTGCAGGAGGCAAGTTGTGTGCGTTTAGGGAGCTGAAGAATCCGAATCCTGAATCTCTAGGTTCTCAATCAAAGGCATCTTGTGTGGATGTAGAGAAGCATGGTAAAGAATGTAAGTGGGAAAAGAGACGAATGAAGAAACTGGTGGAAGAGCCGGTGAGGTTCATGATTGTGGATTCATCAGGGATAAGGAGACGGAGACGTTTGCCCGCTAGTGATCCATCATCATCGCAGAACAACCAGTCTGGTGCCAGTACAGGTGTGACTGGTTCTGGTGTGAAGGAGGAGAAGGTTCGGTCAAAGAAGAGGTCTGTCCGAAAATCAGAATCTGCTAACAATCATTCGCTTAGTTCTTCATTTCCCTTGCCAAAACGAAGGAAGCTCAGTGCGTGTGTAAGGAAAGATATAGAACGTTTTGGTGAAAGTTCTATCAAGACTGagaaagcagaagaagaagaagctggagACGGGATAGAGATTCTGAGGCCAAAGACTGAACCAAATGAGTTATGTTCATCAGAAAGACAACAACAAGAGGAGTCAAAGCAGTTGTTGTGTTCTTCAAATGATCTGGAAGAGAAACTGATTCAACTTCCTTCAAGGTCAGGCTCAGACAAGAGGAATTCTCCTTCCACTGATCATGGAACTAGTCAAGAAACTGCATCaataaaacaagaagaagaagaagagcaaaaCCAAGAGATAAACGCAGATCCTCCGAGAAGACAAAGCACAAGAAAGAGGCCATTGACGACTCGTGCTCTTGAAGCTCTTGAATCAGGATTTTTTACAGCAAAGAGTACGCCTAAACCAATAAAAAGGGAAAGGTCTAAAAGGATCAAGCACTCAGCCAATGTGAGTAACAGAGCTCAAGGTGAGTCAGACGATGGTTTTCTTGTGAAGGAAAGTACATCAAGTAAGCCGCTGGACGGAGTAGAGTGTTCGGAACCGAGCTTTCTTGCGGAGAAAGCAACAAGAGCAGCGAGTAAGCCTGTGGAGCAAACAGAGGATTCTAACAGGGAGACAACCGAATTCTCTACTAAACGTCCTCCCATTCTTTTGAAACTTCCCTTTAAGCGAGGCTGA
- the LOC103838701 gene encoding heavy metal-associated isoprenylated plant protein 35: MATEEMKPETKKTEQKQSPQVKDLTPPPLALPYKTCNLKVSIHCEGCKRKVKKILTSIEGVYRVDIDVKQNNVTVMGIVSPEILLKKLHKAGKNADLVPEIPDPVENKPHDPKENKPVDPKKKNKKKKEEKPEITDKDTSSGSDKPESEKPDGAGKCSSGDSSEACAPVKEDKCEILKKKDSAPADSSSPEDSPTESPAPTAEKKAEESSGSVGKKKKKKGQTMSSVNNPTGGPGRTRSLPSPNSTPAAEDHDRSNNQHDGHQMLPNSVAPRQDMYPYPPNYYAPQIMYGVSYNVAQPPVSVDAASYYSPAPPHSYAYMHPGYPPCDQNPYPSRPSDSFELFSDENPNGCSVM; encoded by the exons ATGGCAACAGAAGAAATGAAACCGGAAACTAAGAAAACAGAACAGAAGCAATCCCCACAAGTCAAAGATCTTACTCCTCCACCTCTTGCACTTCCATACAAG ACATGCAACTTGAAGGTTTCCATTCACTGCGAAGGCTGTAAAAGAAAGGTGAAAAAAATCCTTACCAGCATTGAAG GTGTTTATAGAGTGGACATTGATGTGAAGCAGAACAATGTAACGGTGATGGGAATTGTCTCACCAGAGATTCTGTTAAAGAAGCTTCACAAGGCAGGCAAAAACGCCGATCTCGTGCCGGAGATACCCGACCCGGTAGAGAACAAACCCCACGACCCGAAAGAGAACAAACCCGTCGACCcgaaaaagaagaataaaaagaagaaagaagaaaaaccgGAAATAACCGATAAAGATACGTCTTCCGGTTCTGATAAACCGGAATCTGAAAAACCTGACGGCGCCGGAAAGTGTAGTTCCGGCGACAGCAGTGAAGCTTGTGCTCCAGTCAAAGAGGATAAATGCGAAATTCTCAAAAAGAAAGACTCTGCTCCGGCAGATTCTTCGTCACCGGAAGATTCTCCGACAGAATCTCCGGCACCGACGGCGGAGAAGAAAGCTGAAGAAAGCAGTGGCAGTGTtggcaaaaagaagaaaaagaaggggCAAACTATGAGCAGTGTTAACAATCCTACCGGTGGACCTGGCCGTACTAGATCACTACCTTCGCCCAATAGTACTCCTGCAGCAGAAGATCATGACCGTTCAAATAATCAACACGATGGCCATCAAATGCTACCCAATAGCGTTGCGCCACGTCAGGATATGTATCCCTATCCACCTAACTACTATGCGCCGCAGATCATGTACGGCGTAAGCTATAACGTTGCTCAACCTCCGGTGAGCGTAGACGCTGCATCGTATTACTCTCCTGCGCCACCTCATTCGTATGCGTATATGCACCCAGGCTATCCACCGTGCGATCAAAACCCGTATCCATCTCGACCGTCCGATTCGTTTGAGTTATTCAGCGATGAGAACCCAAACGGTTGTTCGGTGATGTGA
- the LOC103838700 gene encoding CWF19-like protein 2, translating into MFSGIKIIPRDEVLDDTSDREDKKDRRRKNKDVDRKESKRHGKKITNSRDDDDLPDGDIARRSNGLDFMLPPTRKTDPDPALDVEEKLEESTHEEVIKVNPRELNPYFKGNGTGYPEEESEKRNGKDQLLPTSVVGDGGASWRMKALRRAKEQAAREGQKLEEVAGERWGSLGNLVESVASQRAAPSRAHLSAINNRRRENNGDNDKEKKPERVSEKGYGRDYLKDDSIRHRVLKAPKTDPSLSWGKRKGQTHRHEDSKLISEAASHLNKFTNDGSFMKQMLSKQKSESVEPREDHHRNEAEAETKKDVVTALPNIESLSVNQLAAKALQLRLKGKLEEAQKLTEEAERLKAKQAVGDDSSKEQQHYVRAARYPIKDMSGKRKKEDDDTDMHLAKSIMHNKQYKTSNQAADDEYDYGDAPSKKSRKQRESNVPEKDNRVKRIMTQQERCLFCFENPKRPKHLVVSIANFTYLMLPQHQPLVPGHCCILPMQHEAASRSVDDNVWDEIRNFKKCLIMMFAKEGKDAVFLETVIGLSQQRRHCMIECIPIPQEIAKEGPLYFKKAIDEAESEWSQHNAKKLIDTSVKGLRNSLPKNFPYFHVEFGIDKGFAHVIDDEQEFNSNLGLNVIRGMLELPEEDMYRRRRHESVESQKKAVVSFARQWEHFDWTKQLD; encoded by the exons ATGTTTTCTGGAATAAAGATCATACCTCGTGATGAG GTGCTTGATGATACTTCGGATAGAGAAGACAAGAAGgatagaagaagaaagaacaaagACGTTGATAGAAAGGAAAGTAAGCGACATGGCAAGAAGATTACCAATTCTAGAGATGACGACGACTTGCCCGACGGTGATATTGCTAGAAGGAGTAATGGTCTCGATTTTATGCTCCCGCCAACACGGAAGACTGATCCGGATCCTGCTTTAGATGTAGAGGAGAAACTGGAAGAAAGCACACATGAAGAG GTTATTAAAGTGAACCCAAGAGAACTGAATCCTTATTTCAAAGGAAATGGAACCGGTTATCCAGAGGAAGAATCTGAGAAACGAAACGGTAAAGATCAGCTCTTACCAACTTCTGTTGTTGGAGATGGAGGTGCGAGTTGGAGGATGAAAGCGCTCAGGCGTGCAAAGGAACAGGCTGCGAGAGAAGGACAAAAACTTGAGGAG GTTGCTGGAGAACGATGGGGTTCACTTGGTAACCTTGTTGAGTCTGTGGCCTCTCAGAGAGCAGCTCCATCTCGTGCCCATTTGAGTGCCATTAATAATAGAAGAAGAGAGAACAATGGAGACAATGATAAAGAGAAAAAACCAGAAAGAGTTTCTGAGAAG GGCTATGGTCGGGACTACTTGAAGGATGACTCTATTCGTCATCGTGTATTGAAAGCCCCTAAAACCGATCCTTCATTATCCTGGGGGAAAAGAAAGGGCCAGACTCATAGACACGAAGACTCGAAGCTGATATCCGAAGCTGCATCTCACTTGAACAAGTTTACTAATGATGGAAGCTTTATGAAGCAAATGCTTTCTAAGCAGAAGAGTGAATCAGTAGAGCCTCGTGAAGATCACCACAGAAACGAGGCCGAGGCCGAGACCAAAAAAGATGTTGTAACGGCTCTTCCCAATATAGAATCTTTAAGTGTGAATCAACTAGCTGCTAAAGCCTTACAGCTCCGTCTGAAAGGGAAACTTGAAGAAGCTCAGAAACTCACGGAAGAAGCAGAGAGGCTGAAAGCAAAGCAAGCCGTTGGAGACGATTCATCCAAAGAACAACAACACTACGTCAGAGCAGCGAGGTATCCTATCAAGGACATGTCTGGTAAAAGGAAGAAGGAAGATGATGACACGGATATGCATCTAGCCAAAAGCATAATGCATAACAAACAGTACAAAACATCTAACCAAGCAGCTGATGATGAGTATGACTACGGAGACGCTCCAAGCAAAAAGTCCCGGAAGCAGCGGGAAAGCAACGTTCCTGAAAAAGACAACCGTGTGAAACGCATCATGACACAGCAAGAACGCTGTCTCTTCTGTTTTGAGAACCCAAAGCGGCCGAAACACTTGGTTGTATCCATCGCAAACTTCACCTATCTTATGTTACCACAACACCAGCCCCTTGTCCCAGGCCATTGCTGTATCTTACCAATGCAG CACGAGGCAGCGAGCAGAAGCGTTGACGACAATGTTTGGGACGAGATCCGGAACTTCAAGAAGTGTCTTATAATGATGTTTGCTAAAGAAGGCAAAGACGCCGTGTTTCTAGAGACGGTGATTGGTTTGTCTCAGCAGCGCCGCCACTGTATGATCGAGTGCATCCCGATCCCTCAGGAGATAGCGAAAGAAGGACCTCTTTATTTCAAGAAGGCGATCGATGAAGCGGAGAGCGAGTGGAGCCAGCACAACGCGAAGAAGCTCATTGACACAAGCGTGAAGGGTCTCAGGAACTCGTTACCCAAGAATTTCCCTTACTTCCACGTGGAGTTTGGGATAGACAAAGGGTTTGCTCACGTGATTGATGATGAGCAAGAGTTCAATAGCAATCTTGGATTGAATGTGATCAGAGGGATGCTTGAGTTGCCGGAAGAGGACATGTATAGAAGAAGAAGGCATGAGTCTGTGGAGAGCCAGAAGAAAGCGGTTGTGAGCTTTGCACGCCAATGGGAACACTTTGATTGGACGAAACAGCTTGACTAG